From Aquificota bacterium, one genomic window encodes:
- the rpiB gene encoding ribose 5-phosphate isomerase B: MLTIAIGSDHAGYPLKEKVKEFLLSKGYKVLDFGTQSTESTDYPIFAKEVCLSVQRGESQRGILICGTGIGMCITANKFRGIRAALCLNEYMARMSRKHNDANVLCLGDRIIGDDLALSIVEAWLSTDFEGGRHERRVRLIREIEDML; encoded by the coding sequence ATGCTTACTATAGCCATAGGCTCAGACCATGCAGGATACCCACTTAAGGAGAAGGTTAAGGAGTTTTTGCTTTCAAAGGGCTATAAGGTGCTTGACTTTGGGACCCAATCTACGGAGTCCACAGACTATCCTATCTTTGCAAAGGAGGTATGCCTATCTGTGCAAAGAGGAGAATCCCAGAGGGGCATACTCATATGTGGTACGGGCATAGGCATGTGTATAACGGCCAACAAGTTTAGAGGTATAAGGGCAGCCCTTTGTCTGAACGAATACATGGCCCGCATGAGCAGAAAACACAACGACGCCAATGTGCTATGCCTTGGGGACAGGATAATAGGGGATGACCTCGCCCTATCCATAGTGGAGGCTTGGCTTTCTACGGACTTTGAAGGAGGGAGGCACGAAAGAAGGGTAAGGCTCATAAGAGAGATAGAAGATATGCTATAA
- a CDS encoding ATP synthase F0 subunit B, whose protein sequence is MDIQQAMYPNITLIIQAVLFLVFVALVRSILVNPYSQVIEERDRVVQKNTEEALKLREEAQRYLEEAQAIVEKGRVESNQILENARREAERFKAELIAKVEEETQREIAKAVEEIRRNLEEEKKKLDERIKEVAELIYRKVLEEAA, encoded by the coding sequence ATGGATATACAACAGGCCATGTACCCAAACATAACCCTTATTATTCAAGCAGTTCTTTTCCTTGTCTTTGTGGCCCTTGTAAGGTCAATCCTCGTAAACCCATACTCTCAAGTAATAGAAGAAAGGGATAGGGTAGTCCAAAAGAACACGGAAGAGGCACTCAAACTAAGGGAAGAGGCCCAAAGGTACCTTGAAGAGGCGCAAGCCATAGTGGAAAAGGGAAGGGTAGAGTCCAATCAAATATTGGAGAATGCCAGAAGGGAGGCGGAAAGGTTTAAGGCAGAGCTGATCGCTAAGGTTGAAGAAGAAACACAAAGGGAGATAGCAAAGGCCGTAGAAGAGATAAGAAGGAACCTTGAAGAAGAGAAGAAAAAGCTGGATGAAAGGATAAAAGAGGTGGCAGAGCTTATATACAGGAAGGTCTTGGAGGAGGCAGCATGA
- the ndk gene encoding nucleoside-diphosphate kinase: protein MERTLVIVKPDAFEKGATGKIIDRFISEGFRIRALKLFRFTKEQAEGFYAVHRERPFFGELVEFMTSGPVVAMVLEGEDAIRRVREIIGPTDSNEARKVAPNSIRALFGTDKGKNAVHASDSKESADYEIPFIFSQLEMA, encoded by the coding sequence ATGGAGAGAACCCTTGTTATAGTAAAGCCAGATGCCTTTGAAAAGGGCGCCACAGGCAAGATAATTGACAGGTTTATATCCGAGGGCTTTAGGATTAGGGCTTTAAAGCTTTTTAGGTTTACAAAGGAGCAGGCGGAAGGCTTTTATGCGGTGCATAGGGAGAGGCCCTTCTTTGGAGAGCTTGTGGAGTTTATGACCTCTGGTCCCGTGGTTGCCATGGTGCTGGAGGGTGAGGATGCCATAAGGAGGGTAAGGGAGATAATAGGTCCAACGGACAGCAACGAGGCAAGGAAGGTGGCACCCAACTCCATAAGGGCCCTCTTTGGCACAGACAAGGGCAAAAACGCCGTTCATGCCTCCGACTCAAAGGAATCCGCAGACTACGAAATACCCTTTATCTTCTCACAGCTTGAGATGGCGTGA
- the hslV gene encoding ATP-dependent protease subunit HslV, whose product MKEIRATTILAVRRDNITVMGGDGQVTLGASVIKHTAKKIRRLYKDSVLVGFAGSAADGLALMERLEAKLEEFRGNLLRACVELAKDWRMDRSLRRLEALLLVADRDHMYLLSGNGDVIEPDEPVLAIGSGGDYARASALALYRNTNMSAEEIVKESLKIAGEICIYTNQNFIIEKLG is encoded by the coding sequence ATGAAGGAAATAAGAGCAACCACCATATTAGCCGTAAGAAGGGATAATATCACCGTTATGGGTGGTGATGGTCAGGTTACCCTTGGTGCTTCTGTTATAAAGCACACGGCCAAAAAGATAAGGAGGCTTTATAAGGACAGTGTTTTGGTGGGCTTTGCCGGCTCCGCCGCCGATGGCCTTGCCCTAATGGAAAGGCTTGAAGCAAAGCTGGAAGAGTTTAGGGGGAACCTGCTAAGGGCTTGCGTGGAGCTTGCCAAGGATTGGAGGATGGACAGAAGCCTAAGAAGGCTTGAGGCTCTACTTTTGGTGGCAGACAGAGACCATATGTACCTTCTTTCTGGCAACGGCGATGTAATAGAACCAGATGAACCAGTGCTTGCCATAGGCTCTGGTGGAGATTATGCAAGGGCAAGCGCCTTGGCACTTTACAGAAATACCAACATGTCCGCCGAGGAAATAGTTAAGGAGTCTTTAAAAATAGCTGGAGAGATATGCATATACACCAACCAAAACTTTATTATTGAAAAGCTGGGGTAA
- the hisA gene encoding 1-(5-phosphoribosyl)-5-[(5-phosphoribosylamino)methylideneamino]imidazole-4-carboxamide isomerase has protein sequence MEKENLKDFLIPAIDLKEGKVVRLLKGEFDKAKVYSSSPEDMAKFFEDIGFKRIHVVDLDGSLEGIPINLEAIRSIRRAFSGTIEVGGGIRSLKSCKVLKEEGIDLFVIGTLAVKEPETFEEIIYEFPQRVILAVDAKGGRVAIGGWKEESALRPEDLALKYDQKPIWGYLYTNIDRDGTLDGVDVEPYREFKKHVKKPLIASGGVASLEDVYKLMDVVEGVVVGKAIYEGKINLRELL, from the coding sequence TTGGAAAAAGAGAACCTAAAGGATTTTTTAATACCGGCCATAGACTTAAAAGAAGGTAAGGTGGTAAGGCTTTTAAAGGGCGAATTTGACAAGGCAAAGGTTTATTCCAGCTCTCCCGAGGATATGGCCAAGTTCTTTGAAGATATAGGTTTTAAAAGAATCCACGTGGTAGACCTTGATGGGAGCCTTGAGGGTATTCCAATAAACCTTGAGGCCATAAGGTCCATAAGGCGTGCCTTTTCTGGGACAATTGAGGTAGGTGGAGGCATAAGGAGCTTGAAAAGCTGTAAGGTCCTTAAGGAGGAGGGTATAGACCTTTTTGTCATAGGCACTCTGGCCGTAAAGGAGCCAGAGACTTTTGAGGAAATAATCTATGAATTTCCACAGAGGGTTATACTGGCGGTGGATGCAAAGGGTGGAAGGGTGGCCATTGGAGGGTGGAAGGAGGAAAGCGCACTAAGGCCGGAAGACCTTGCATTAAAATACGACCAAAAGCCCATATGGGGCTACCTCTACACCAACATAGACAGGGATGGAACGCTGGATGGTGTGGATGTGGAACCTTATAGGGAGTTTAAAAAACATGTAAAAAAGCCTCTTATAGCCTCTGGCGGTGTGGCAAGCTTGGAGGATGTTTATAAGCTTATGGATGTGGTGGAAGGGGTGGTAGTTGGAAAGGCCATATATGAGGGCAAAATAAACCTAAGGGAGCTTTTATAA
- a CDS encoding acetyl-CoA carboxylase biotin carboxylase subunit codes for MFKKVLVANRGEVALRIIRACEELGIRTAAIYSEADTKSLYVKKADEAYLIPGDPVRAYLDYVRIVDLAKSIGADAIHPGYGFLAENADFARYCEKKGITFIGPSPDHIELFGDKVKAKRAMQKLGIPTIPGSPDPLRNYEDAMHYAREIGLPVILKSAYGGGGRGMRVVRSLEELPKLFESAYREAETFFGKGDLFIEKYLDNPKHIEVQILGDKYGNVVHLGERDCSVQRKHQKIIEITPCPVLPKDIRQKMLGLSVKAMMQVGYYSAGTLEFLVDLKNKEFYFIEMNTRLQVEHTITEMVTGIDIVETMIRVAMGEPLPFTQSDITFRGYAIEFRINAEDPRRNFAPAPGKITAYYSPGGPGIRMDAGVYKDYVIPPYYDSMIAKMSVWALSWDRVLARARRAIDEFIIRGVPTNIPLHREIIRDPDFISGYFGIRFLEEKLPTYDFEIEGEKDPETLALALSAAIAAYYGL; via the coding sequence ATGTTTAAAAAGGTCCTTGTGGCAAACCGAGGAGAAGTAGCCCTAAGGATAATAAGGGCCTGTGAAGAGCTTGGTATAAGAACGGCTGCTATATATTCGGAGGCGGACACCAAATCTCTTTATGTGAAAAAGGCTGATGAGGCTTATCTAATTCCGGGAGACCCCGTTAGGGCTTACCTTGACTATGTAAGGATAGTAGACCTTGCCAAGTCCATAGGTGCGGATGCCATACATCCCGGTTATGGCTTTTTGGCAGAAAATGCAGACTTTGCAAGGTATTGTGAGAAAAAAGGCATAACCTTTATAGGTCCATCACCGGACCATATAGAGCTTTTTGGTGATAAGGTAAAGGCAAAAAGGGCAATGCAAAAGCTTGGCATACCAACCATTCCCGGCTCTCCAGACCCTCTTAGAAACTACGAAGATGCCATGCACTATGCAAGGGAGATAGGCCTGCCGGTTATTCTAAAGTCGGCCTATGGGGGTGGTGGAAGGGGCATGAGGGTGGTCAGAAGCCTTGAGGAACTTCCTAAGCTTTTTGAATCTGCCTACAGAGAGGCAGAGACCTTTTTCGGAAAGGGTGACCTTTTTATAGAGAAATACCTGGATAATCCAAAGCATATAGAAGTTCAGATACTTGGAGACAAGTATGGCAATGTGGTACATCTTGGTGAAAGGGATTGCTCTGTCCAAAGGAAGCATCAGAAGATTATAGAAATTACGCCATGCCCCGTTCTTCCCAAAGATATAAGACAGAAGATGCTTGGCTTGAGTGTAAAGGCTATGATGCAGGTAGGATACTATAGTGCTGGCACCCTTGAGTTTTTGGTGGACCTCAAAAATAAGGAGTTTTACTTTATAGAGATGAACACACGCCTTCAGGTAGAACATACAATAACGGAGATGGTTACCGGTATAGATATTGTGGAAACTATGATAAGGGTAGCCATGGGAGAGCCTTTACCCTTTACTCAGAGTGATATAACCTTTAGAGGCTATGCCATAGAGTTTAGGATAAACGCAGAAGACCCGAGGAGAAACTTTGCACCAGCGCCCGGTAAGATAACAGCCTACTACTCACCCGGAGGGCCTGGTATAAGGATGGATGCGGGAGTTTACAAAGATTATGTAATACCACCCTATTATGACTCTATGATAGCCAAGATGAGTGTTTGGGCTCTTAGCTGGGATAGGGTGTTGGCAAGGGCAAGAAGAGCCATAGATGAGTTTATAATAAGGGGAGTTCCCACCAACATACCCCTTCATAGAGAGATCATAAGAGACCCAGACTTTATCTCCGGATACTTTGGCATAAGGTTCCTTGAAGAAAAGCTACCCACTTACGACTTTGAAATAGAGGGTGAGAAGGACCCAGAGACCCTCGCCCTTGCCCTTTCTGCAGCCATCGCAGCCTACTATGGATTGTAA
- a CDS encoding DUF202 domain-containing protein: MLIYKRLPSVRDARIYMSVERTYLGYIRLAIYALSFALFLMKLEVLADITQKIDVSVILRTVAIASALIGDFLILLGALVFYWDISYIEGGIMVDKKEVIDPRIYMAAERTFLAWVRTAISLIIFGFVIERFEFFIRQLERVFSMHLGNGHQGLAKIGLFIISIGLITLILGAINFFRTIRQVDRGFYRTSLWYYKVYGLIIFLTCVVLTFYVLRII; this comes from the coding sequence ATGCTTATTTATAAAAGGCTACCATCGGTAAGGGATGCCAGAATATACATGTCCGTAGAAAGGACCTATCTGGGATATATTAGGCTTGCCATCTACGCCCTTTCCTTTGCCCTTTTTCTGATGAAGCTTGAAGTTTTGGCAGATATAACACAAAAGATAGATGTATCTGTGATTTTAAGAACTGTGGCCATAGCATCCGCGTTGATCGGTGATTTCCTTATACTCCTGGGCGCTTTGGTCTTTTACTGGGATATATCTTATATAGAAGGAGGCATAATGGTGGACAAAAAAGAAGTTATAGACCCAAGGATCTATATGGCGGCGGAGAGGACCTTTTTGGCATGGGTTAGGACTGCCATATCTCTAATCATATTTGGCTTTGTTATTGAAAGGTTTGAGTTCTTTATAAGGCAATTGGAAAGGGTTTTTAGTATGCACTTGGGCAATGGCCACCAAGGCTTGGCAAAGATAGGCCTTTTTATCATATCAATAGGCCTCATTACACTAATTTTGGGAGCTATAAACTTCTTTAGAACCATAAGGCAGGTAGATAGAGGATTTTATAGGACAAGCCTTTGGTATTATAAGGTCTATGGGCTCATCATCTTTTTGACCTGTGTAGTTCTTACCTTTTATGTGCTAAGGATCATTTAA
- a CDS encoding F0F1 ATP synthase subunit delta: MSARPEIVRKIAKALLERSKKEREELIKTSQLLELIYKLYRSEKDFRGFVLNPNIPKEKKLAFIKSLRERLGIEDKVDEVFDYILEINAIPFLGEVKRVYDHEVEKLLKLSKALLVLARRVDESHLEKIKKAIKDFTGRDYDFEIVEDPELIGGFLLKTSSLVLDASVKRSLETLLRG; this comes from the coding sequence ATGAGTGCAAGACCAGAGATAGTAAGAAAGATAGCCAAGGCCCTTTTAGAAAGGTCCAAAAAGGAAAGGGAAGAGCTTATAAAAACATCCCAACTGCTTGAACTCATCTACAAGTTATACAGGTCGGAAAAGGATTTTAGAGGATTTGTTTTAAACCCAAACATACCAAAAGAGAAAAAGCTTGCCTTTATAAAGAGCCTTAGAGAAAGGCTTGGCATAGAAGATAAGGTGGATGAGGTCTTTGACTACATACTTGAGATAAACGCCATTCCTTTCCTTGGCGAGGTCAAAAGGGTTTATGACCATGAGGTAGAAAAGCTCCTAAAGCTTAGCAAAGCCCTTTTGGTGCTTGCGAGGAGGGTGGATGAGTCCCATTTGGAAAAGATAAAGAAGGCCATAAAGGACTTTACAGGAAGAGATTATGATTTTGAAATAGTAGAAGACCCAGAGCTTATAGGTGGTTTTCTTCTAAAGACCTCAAGCCTTGTCTTGGACGCTTCTGTGAAAAGAAGCCTTGAAACCCTTCTTAGAGGTTAA
- a CDS encoding rhodanese-like domain-containing protein, translated as MFQVPEVGPQEAKEMLQKENVVLLDVRTPQEHIQLRIPNSMLIPLDELRYAFKDLPKDKTYIVYCRSGERSAFAIYFLRHMGYEAYNLAGGILIWPYEKESGPPK; from the coding sequence ATGTTTCAGGTACCAGAGGTTGGACCACAGGAAGCAAAGGAAATGCTTCAAAAGGAAAACGTGGTCCTTTTGGATGTAAGAACTCCTCAGGAGCATATACAACTTAGAATACCTAACTCCATGCTTATACCCTTAGATGAGCTTAGATATGCTTTTAAAGACTTACCTAAGGATAAAACCTACATAGTTTATTGTAGAAGTGGAGAAAGGAGCGCCTTTGCCATTTACTTCCTCAGACATATGGGATACGAAGCATACAACCTGGCTGGAGGAATTTTGATCTGGCCTTACGAGAAAGAGTCTGGACCGCCTAAATGA
- the hemH gene encoding ferrochelatase codes for MVGVVLFNMGGPDSLSAIRPFLYNLFSDHDIIRFPKAIQKPLAFLLSILRAKKTRHYYEIMGGKSPQREQTQAQAQALQKALGEGYKVVVALRYWHPLTEEALRELLSYPIERIVLLPLYPQYSRTTTGSSFNEFDRVLRRLVKGGKHFNLTTLKGQEKSYFYPSSIPVHRVNCYYNHPTYIRAMVENIRESLPNWQEFFFLFTAHSLPMSIIREGDPYQRQTEETVRLIMEHFPGVGYALGYQSKVGPTKWLEPFTQDLLEKLIDSGVKKIALVPVSFTCEHSETLYELDYLYGNMARERGVELIRIPTLKTHPLYIQVLKELVLHAISSCEKIKGIS; via the coding sequence ATGGTTGGCGTAGTTCTCTTCAATATGGGAGGTCCCGACAGCCTTTCGGCCATAAGGCCCTTTCTATACAATCTCTTCTCCGACCATGACATTATAAGGTTTCCAAAAGCCATACAAAAGCCTTTGGCTTTTCTCTTATCCATCCTTAGGGCAAAAAAGACAAGGCACTATTATGAGATAATGGGTGGCAAATCTCCACAAAGGGAGCAAACTCAGGCCCAAGCTCAAGCATTGCAAAAAGCCTTAGGTGAAGGCTATAAGGTGGTGGTTGCCCTAAGGTATTGGCATCCGCTTACAGAAGAGGCCCTAAGAGAGCTTTTAAGTTATCCCATAGAGAGGATTGTGCTTTTGCCTCTATATCCTCAATATAGCAGGACCACTACAGGTTCTTCCTTTAATGAGTTTGACAGGGTCCTTAGAAGGCTTGTAAAAGGTGGAAAGCACTTTAACCTTACAACCTTAAAGGGTCAAGAAAAGTCTTATTTTTATCCCTCAAGCATACCGGTGCATAGGGTAAACTGCTACTATAATCACCCAACTTACATAAGGGCAATGGTGGAAAACATAAGAGAAAGCCTTCCCAACTGGCAAGAGTTTTTTTTCCTCTTTACAGCCCACAGCCTACCTATGAGCATAATAAGAGAAGGAGACCCCTACCAAAGGCAAACAGAAGAAACGGTAAGGCTTATAATGGAACATTTCCCTGGTGTAGGCTACGCCTTAGGTTATCAAAGTAAGGTGGGACCTACCAAGTGGCTTGAACCTTTTACACAAGACCTTTTGGAAAAGCTCATAGATTCTGGGGTAAAAAAAATAGCCTTGGTGCCAGTTTCTTTTACCTGCGAGCATTCAGAAACCTTGTATGAACTTGACTATCTTTATGGAAATATGGCAAGGGAAAGGGGTGTGGAGCTTATAAGGATACCAACCCTTAAAACACACCCCCTATACATACAAGTCCTAAAAGAGCTTGTCCTTCACGCCATCTCAAGCTGTGAGAAGATAAAGGGTATTTCGTAG
- the gatB gene encoding Asp-tRNA(Asn)/Glu-tRNA(Gln) amidotransferase subunit GatB, producing the protein MEFEPVIGLEIHVQMDTKTKMFCSCPVEFGAEPNSNVCPVCLGLPGSLPVINKRAVEFAIRAGLALNCQINTKSVFARKNYFYPDLPKGYQISQYEEPIAVNGWLEVNGKRIRIRRLHIEEDAGKNIHEGSKTLVDLNRAGTPLMEIVTEPDIDSPQLAREFLEKLRNIMRYTGVSRADMEKGQLRCDINLSIRPKGSKEFGTRVEIKNVNSFRFVQKAIEAEMERQIKLVLSGQKVVQETRTFDPSTGLTHPMRSKEEAEDYRYFPDPDLLPLVVPVEWIEEIKRTMPELPEERFQRFVKDYSLDEYSARVLTDNKELGDFFEDALKHYNKEPKLVANWLLNDLLGNLSEVGKDIEDSPVSPKGLAELVRLIKEGTLSSKLAKEVLKEMVATGKDPNEVVEEKGLKQVSDEGQIRAFIEEVLKENPKEVERYRSGEEKVFGFLVGQVMKKAKGKANPQVVNKLLREML; encoded by the coding sequence ATGGAGTTTGAACCGGTTATAGGTCTGGAAATACACGTGCAGATGGATACAAAAACAAAGATGTTCTGCTCTTGTCCTGTGGAGTTTGGCGCAGAGCCGAACAGCAATGTATGTCCTGTGTGCCTTGGGCTTCCGGGAAGCCTTCCTGTCATCAATAAAAGGGCTGTGGAGTTTGCCATAAGGGCGGGGCTTGCTCTAAACTGTCAGATAAACACCAAGTCTGTCTTTGCAAGGAAAAACTACTTTTATCCAGACCTTCCCAAGGGCTACCAAATCTCCCAGTATGAGGAGCCTATTGCAGTAAACGGCTGGCTTGAGGTAAACGGAAAGAGGATAAGGATAAGAAGGCTTCACATAGAAGAGGATGCGGGTAAAAACATACACGAAGGTTCAAAAACCCTTGTGGACCTAAACAGGGCAGGCACACCTTTGATGGAGATAGTTACAGAGCCAGACATTGATTCACCACAGCTTGCCAGAGAGTTCCTTGAAAAGTTAAGGAACATTATGAGATATACGGGTGTTTCCCGGGCAGATATGGAAAAGGGCCAGCTAAGGTGCGATATAAACCTATCCATAAGGCCAAAAGGCTCTAAGGAGTTTGGCACAAGGGTGGAGATAAAAAACGTAAACTCCTTTAGGTTTGTGCAGAAGGCCATAGAGGCGGAGATGGAGCGCCAAATAAAATTGGTGCTTTCTGGACAAAAGGTGGTGCAAGAGACAAGGACCTTTGACCCATCCACAGGCCTCACCCATCCCATGAGAAGCAAAGAAGAGGCCGAGGACTACAGATACTTCCCAGACCCAGACCTTTTGCCCTTAGTGGTGCCAGTGGAGTGGATAGAAGAAATAAAAAGGACAATGCCCGAGCTTCCAGAGGAAAGGTTCCAAAGGTTTGTAAAAGACTACTCTTTGGATGAGTATTCTGCAAGGGTTTTGACAGACAACAAAGAACTGGGAGACTTCTTTGAAGATGCCTTAAAACATTACAATAAAGAGCCAAAGCTTGTGGCCAACTGGCTCCTCAACGACCTTTTGGGCAACCTCTCAGAGGTAGGAAAAGATATAGAAGATTCTCCTGTAAGCCCCAAGGGCTTGGCGGAGCTTGTAAGGCTAATAAAGGAAGGAACACTCTCTTCCAAATTGGCAAAGGAAGTGCTAAAGGAGATGGTGGCAACAGGCAAAGACCCCAATGAAGTGGTGGAAGAAAAGGGCTTAAAGCAGGTAAGCGACGAAGGGCAGATAAGGGCTTTCATAGAAGAGGTCTTAAAGGAAAATCCAAAGGAAGTGGAAAGGTATAGGTCTGGTGAGGAGAAGGTCTTTGGCTTTTTGGTGGGACAGGTTATGAAAAAGGCAAAGGGAAAGGCAAACCCTCAAGTGGTAAATAAGCTTTTAAGGGAAATGTTATAA
- a CDS encoding EAL domain-containing protein: protein MAFQIADGASKQVFNSMYQVMKRGWERKDLLEFMKAIEASYYGTPISINIYRSNLVRELFGDIPEPEKTKLHELAFKGQPQMVFKDYLYTYITPVKAEKDCLRCHVNAVEGSVLGLVETRINLATFATKIKSLFSLLLLLPAVVFSLLFLALIMKFRSVMLSMSEEISKNVEDIKYVEDVENIINLVKNSYEEIKPIYEAIQSLGEKIKSIAIDRKVLELETQLFERIIVTSKTIEEWHEYVKSLIKEMNSMITIDIVFVMFLEDRELRVDVFWYKRAEEDFKSYIEGFIKTKISLESPISLLMDKQIYFNHHTINNNEVYNDVDKESIRLRTKAIFLDKPQLGGIVGMGLESHLIEDETTQIVVSSLLSMLINAVGSSKAISDYVKQIEFYAMRDPLTFFYNQRTFWELLNYEIDKAKRFNKKLALLMLDVDNFKFVNDTYGHYVGDMVLKEIAKTIGERKRKSDIVARYGGDEFAIIALGADTISAYNLASSLKEHVESLSITMPDGNVLNVKISVGIAVFPDHAGTPKDLFLLADSMLRNAKEEGKGKVRVPGPEELVESYKNLSAKAIKLLSALDKGEIYPYFQPIVDLKKDEIFGYEALMRLGKDCSTASEFIDMAERIGIILKLDLLLYEKVFKLVSEKGYKGKVFLNMSPRAMPDDNFVESVLNLLKTYNLEPSQIVFELTERESIKNISLAEKFYKNLKNKGFLLGIDDFGSGYSSFHYVKRLPVDFVKIDGEFIKDLDVDLKDRIFIESILTLAKGMGIKTIAEWVEREEVYNILKEIGVDYVQGFYLGRPSEKML from the coding sequence ATGGCCTTTCAGATTGCAGACGGCGCATCAAAGCAAGTTTTTAACTCCATGTATCAGGTTATGAAAAGAGGATGGGAAAGGAAGGACCTTTTGGAGTTTATGAAAGCCATTGAAGCTTCTTATTATGGAACACCTATAAGCATAAACATATACCGTTCTAATCTTGTTAGGGAACTTTTTGGAGACATACCAGAACCAGAAAAAACCAAACTGCATGAGCTTGCCTTTAAGGGCCAACCGCAGATGGTATTCAAAGATTACCTTTACACATACATCACTCCTGTTAAGGCAGAAAAAGATTGTTTAAGATGCCATGTAAACGCAGTAGAGGGAAGCGTCCTTGGCTTGGTAGAAACGCGTATAAACTTAGCCACTTTTGCAACAAAAATAAAAAGCCTTTTTAGCCTTTTGCTTTTGTTGCCCGCTGTAGTGTTTTCTCTTTTGTTTTTAGCACTTATTATGAAATTTAGAAGTGTTATGCTTTCAATGAGCGAAGAGATAAGTAAGAATGTAGAAGATATCAAGTATGTAGAAGACGTAGAAAATATAATAAATCTTGTAAAAAACTCTTACGAAGAGATAAAGCCAATTTATGAAGCGATTCAGAGTCTTGGCGAAAAAATAAAATCCATAGCCATAGATAGAAAAGTATTAGAGCTGGAAACTCAATTGTTTGAAAGAATAATAGTAACATCAAAAACCATAGAAGAATGGCATGAATATGTGAAAAGTCTTATAAAAGAAATGAATTCTATGATTACCATAGATATAGTGTTCGTTATGTTTCTTGAAGATAGAGAGCTAAGAGTTGATGTTTTTTGGTATAAAAGAGCCGAAGAAGATTTCAAAAGTTATATAGAGGGTTTTATAAAAACAAAAATAAGCTTAGAATCACCTATATCTCTGTTAATGGACAAGCAGATCTACTTTAACCATCATACAATAAACAACAATGAAGTTTATAACGATGTTGATAAGGAGAGTATTAGGTTAAGGACAAAGGCTATTTTCCTTGATAAACCCCAGTTGGGTGGTATAGTAGGTATGGGTTTAGAATCACACTTAATAGAGGATGAAACAACTCAAATCGTTGTAAGTAGCCTGCTTTCTATGCTTATAAATGCAGTTGGCTCATCAAAAGCTATAAGCGACTATGTGAAACAGATAGAGTTTTATGCCATGAGAGACCCTCTTACCTTTTTCTATAATCAGAGAACCTTTTGGGAGTTGTTGAACTATGAAATAGATAAAGCAAAAAGGTTTAATAAGAAGCTTGCTCTATTAATGCTTGATGTTGACAATTTTAAGTTCGTAAACGATACTTACGGCCACTATGTGGGTGATATGGTGTTAAAAGAGATTGCTAAAACCATAGGTGAAAGAAAAAGAAAATCGGATATAGTTGCAAGGTATGGCGGTGATGAGTTTGCTATAATAGCTTTGGGCGCGGATACCATAAGTGCCTATAACCTTGCCTCCTCATTGAAGGAACACGTAGAAAGCCTATCTATAACAATGCCAGACGGTAATGTTTTAAATGTAAAAATTTCCGTAGGTATAGCCGTTTTCCCAGACCATGCAGGCACACCAAAGGACCTGTTTTTGCTGGCTGATAGCATGTTGAGAAATGCAAAGGAGGAAGGCAAGGGCAAGGTAAGAGTGCCTGGACCTGAAGAATTGGTGGAATCTTATAAGAATCTAAGTGCAAAGGCTATAAAGCTGTTAAGTGCTTTGGATAAGGGAGAAATTTATCCATACTTCCAGCCCATAGTGGATTTAAAAAAGGATGAAATCTTTGGTTATGAGGCTTTGATGAGGCTTGGAAAAGATTGTTCTACGGCAAGTGAGTTTATAGATATGGCGGAAAGGATAGGCATCATCCTAAAGCTTGACCTGTTGCTCTATGAAAAGGTGTTTAAATTGGTAAGCGAAAAAGGCTACAAGGGCAAGGTTTTCTTGAACATGTCCCCCCGTGCGATGCCTGACGATAATTTTGTGGAAAGCGTTCTGAATCTTCTTAAAACATACAATTTAGAACCTTCGCAGATTGTTTTTGAACTTACTGAAAGAGAAAGTATAAAAAACATAAGCCTTGCAGAAAAATTTTATAAAAACCTAAAGAATAAAGGATTTTTACTTGGTATAGATGATTTTGGTTCTGGATACTCTTCTTTTCATTACGTAAAAAGGTTGCCTGTGGATTTTGTAAAAATAGATGGAGAGTTTATAAAAGACTTGGACGTAGATTTGAAGGATAGGATATTTATAGAATCAATACTAACCTTGGCTAAGGGTATGGGCATAAAAACCATAGCGGAATGGGTAGAAAGGGAAGAGGTTTATAATATTCTTAAAGAGATTGGCGTTGATTATGTTCAGGGCTTCTACTTGGGAAGGCCCTCCGAGAAAATGTTATAA